From a region of the Stenotrophomonas sp. BIO128-Bstrain genome:
- the glmU gene encoding bifunctional UDP-N-acetylglucosamine diphosphorylase/glucosamine-1-phosphate N-acetyltransferase GlmU gives MTQPLHVIILAAGAGKRMKSALPKVLQPIAGRPMLAHVIDTARQLQPEAIHVVYGHGGEAVRQAFADQPDLHWAEQSRQLGTGHAVLQAMPEVPDAATVLVLYGDVPLIRGETLRHLLSQPGRLAVLVAEVADPTGYGRIVRNAEGKVGAIVEQKDASDEQRSIRTINTGIITAESTALRRWLSQLSNANAQGEYYLTDIFAAAASDYTPAEMAFVQDPQDAEGANDPWQLAQLERAWQLREVRALCAQGARVLDPARLDIRGPVTVGSDVQIDVNVILEGRVVLGDGVSIGAFTRLKDVTLAAGTVVKPHCDLDGVISEGAAKIGPFARLRPGTVLAEGSHVGNFVETKKVVLGAGSKANHLTYLGDAVIGSKVNIGAGTITCNYDGVNKSQTTIGDRAFIGSNSSLVAPVVIGEGATVAAGSVITRGAPADKLTVARARQETIDGWKRPTKK, from the coding sequence ATGACCCAGCCCCTGCACGTGATCATCCTGGCCGCCGGCGCCGGCAAGCGCATGAAGTCGGCCCTGCCGAAAGTGCTGCAGCCCATTGCCGGCCGCCCGATGCTTGCCCACGTCATCGACACCGCGCGCCAGCTGCAGCCCGAGGCGATCCACGTGGTTTATGGCCATGGCGGTGAGGCGGTGCGGCAGGCCTTCGCGGACCAGCCGGACCTGCACTGGGCAGAGCAGAGCCGGCAGCTGGGCACCGGGCATGCCGTGCTGCAGGCCATGCCGGAAGTACCGGATGCGGCAACGGTTCTGGTGTTGTACGGCGACGTGCCGTTGATCCGCGGCGAGACGCTGCGCCACCTGCTGTCGCAGCCGGGCCGCCTGGCCGTGCTGGTGGCCGAGGTCGCCGACCCGACCGGCTACGGCCGGATCGTGCGCAACGCCGAGGGCAAGGTCGGTGCGATCGTCGAACAGAAGGATGCCAGCGACGAACAGCGCAGCATCCGCACCATCAATACCGGCATCATCACCGCCGAATCGACCGCGCTGCGCCGTTGGTTGTCCCAGCTTTCCAATGCCAACGCGCAGGGCGAGTACTACCTGACCGACATCTTTGCCGCGGCAGCGAGTGACTACACCCCGGCCGAGATGGCTTTCGTGCAGGACCCGCAGGACGCCGAAGGCGCCAACGACCCGTGGCAGCTGGCCCAGCTCGAACGTGCCTGGCAGCTGCGCGAAGTGCGTGCACTGTGCGCGCAGGGCGCGCGCGTGCTGGATCCGGCGCGGCTGGACATCCGTGGCCCGGTCACCGTCGGCAGTGACGTGCAGATCGACGTCAACGTGATCCTGGAAGGGCGCGTGGTGCTGGGCGACGGCGTCAGCATCGGCGCGTTCACCCGGCTCAAGGACGTCACCCTGGCCGCGGGCACCGTGGTCAAGCCGCACTGCGACCTGGATGGCGTGATCAGTGAAGGCGCGGCGAAGATCGGTCCGTTCGCGCGCCTGCGCCCGGGTACCGTGCTGGCCGAGGGCTCGCACGTCGGCAATTTCGTGGAAACCAAGAAGGTCGTGCTCGGCGCCGGCAGCAAGGCCAACCACCTCACCTATCTGGGCGATGCGGTGATCGGCAGCAAGGTCAACATCGGCGCGGGCACCATCACCTGCAACTACGACGGCGTGAACAAATCGCAGACCACCATCGGCGACCGGGCCTTCATCGGCTCCAACAGCTCGCTGGTCGCGCCGGTGGTGATCGGTGAAGGCGCGACTGTCGCCGCCGGCTCGGTGATCACCCGCGGCGCCCCGGCCGACAAGCTGACCGTCGCGCGCGCACGCCAGGAAACCATCGACGGCTGGAAGCGCCCCACGAAGAAGTAA
- a CDS encoding HAMP domain-containing sensor histidine kinase encodes MKRRSFTFRLFLRLLPVLALAAAFPWYLAYWLDHGWAVTTISTVVLMGLMWWSLSRATAPIRSLLRALSGTTSSYRDGEYNFGIYWPSNDELGDLVQAHRELGDVLRAQRQDLVQRELLLDTMVQNTPVSMLLLTHGGDGVQRVVFSNLAARKLLHSGWKLEGQRMHDVMAAMPIELRDAIARGGDSLFAVRGEGQDSDDERDEDDEQIYHLSRRNFHLNGRPHDLLLIRLLTAELRRQEVQTWKKVIRVISHELNNSLAPIASLAHSGGELVRRGKTERLEEVFGTIEERARHLEGFIRGYARFAKLPQPQLQTVQWNLFLGGLQHQIPFRMAEVPDDLHSRVDIAQLGQALLNLLKNAHEACSEAEPPNDDVEVRLTRLPQWLRLEVLDRGKGMNEAVLQNALMPFYSTKRNGTGLGLALTREIVEAHGGRISLQNRREGGLCVAVFLPADAR; translated from the coding sequence ATGAAGCGGCGCTCGTTCACCTTCCGGCTGTTCCTGCGCCTGCTGCCGGTGCTGGCACTGGCGGCCGCCTTCCCGTGGTATCTGGCGTACTGGCTGGACCATGGCTGGGCGGTCACCACGATCTCGACCGTGGTGCTGATGGGCCTGATGTGGTGGAGCCTGAGCCGCGCGACCGCACCGATCCGCTCGCTGCTGCGCGCGCTGTCCGGCACCACCAGCAGCTATCGCGATGGCGAATACAACTTCGGCATCTACTGGCCCTCCAACGACGAACTCGGCGACCTGGTCCAGGCCCACCGCGAACTCGGCGATGTGCTGCGCGCACAGCGCCAGGACCTGGTCCAGCGCGAACTGCTGCTGGACACCATGGTGCAGAACACGCCGGTGTCGATGCTCCTGCTCACCCACGGGGGCGACGGCGTGCAGCGCGTGGTGTTCTCCAACCTGGCCGCGCGCAAGCTGCTGCACAGCGGCTGGAAGCTGGAAGGCCAGCGCATGCACGATGTCATGGCGGCGATGCCGATCGAGCTGCGCGACGCTATCGCCCGTGGCGGCGACAGCCTGTTCGCGGTCCGCGGCGAGGGCCAGGACAGCGACGATGAGCGCGACGAAGACGATGAGCAGATCTACCATCTGTCACGCCGCAACTTCCACCTCAACGGCCGCCCGCACGACCTGCTGCTGATCCGCCTGCTCACTGCCGAACTGCGCCGCCAGGAGGTACAGACCTGGAAGAAGGTGATCCGCGTGATCAGCCACGAGTTGAACAATTCGCTGGCCCCGATCGCCTCGCTCGCCCACTCCGGTGGCGAGCTGGTCCGGCGCGGCAAGACCGAGCGGCTGGAAGAAGTGTTCGGCACGATCGAAGAGCGCGCGCGGCACCTGGAAGGGTTCATCCGCGGCTATGCACGCTTCGCCAAACTGCCGCAGCCGCAGCTGCAGACCGTGCAGTGGAACCTGTTCCTGGGCGGGCTGCAGCACCAGATTCCGTTCCGCATGGCCGAGGTGCCCGACGACCTGCACAGCCGCGTGGACATCGCCCAGCTGGGGCAGGCGCTGCTGAACCTGCTCAAGAATGCGCATGAAGCGTGCAGCGAAGCCGAACCGCCCAACGACGATGTCGAGGTCCGCCTGACCCGGCTGCCGCAGTGGTTGCGGCTGGAAGTCCTGGATCGCGGCAAGGGCATGAACGAGGCGGTGCTGCAGAATGCGTTGATGCCGTTCTATTCGACCAAGCGCAACGGCACCGGACTCGGCCTGGCGCTTACCCGCGAGATCGTCGAGGCACATGGCGGCCGCATTTCGCTGCAGAACCGCCGCGAGGGCGGCCTGTGCGTGGCGGTGTTCCTGCCGGCCGACGCCCGGTAG
- a CDS encoding sigma-54 dependent transcriptional regulator gives MPSILIIDDNASVGTALNVLFSLHDIDTLHALSPEQGLALLEQQPVDLVIQDMNFTEDTTSGEEGEALFQQIRARHPDLPVILLTAWTHLSSAVDLVKAGAADYLAKPWDDRKLLVTVNNLLELSETRRELDRRRDREQRDRSALEARYDLRGAVVADPASERVVSLACQVARSALPVLITGPNGAGKEKIAEIIQANSLVAKGPFVALNCGAIPAELIEAELFGAEAGAYTGANKAREGKFEAADGGTLFLDEIGNLSSSGQMKLLRVLETGRFERLGSNRERQVKVRVISATNADLPAMIRDGQFREDLFYRLNTVELALPPLAERPGDILPLAERFLGSGKPLSTAAATALQRHPWPGNVRELRNVLQRAELLASGPRIEAGDLNLPRAAAPRAASPTVDPDRSRIETAQAHNHGIIAQTAAELGLSRQALYRRMDRYGIPRE, from the coding sequence ATGCCCTCGATCCTGATCATTGACGACAACGCCAGCGTCGGCACCGCACTGAACGTGCTGTTCTCGCTGCACGACATCGACACCCTGCACGCGCTTTCCCCCGAACAGGGGTTGGCCCTGCTGGAGCAGCAGCCGGTGGACCTGGTGATCCAGGACATGAACTTCACCGAAGACACCACGTCGGGCGAGGAAGGCGAGGCGCTGTTCCAGCAGATCCGCGCACGCCATCCGGACCTGCCGGTGATCCTGCTGACCGCCTGGACCCACCTGAGCAGCGCGGTGGATCTGGTCAAGGCCGGCGCGGCGGACTACCTGGCCAAGCCCTGGGACGACCGCAAGCTGCTGGTCACGGTCAACAACCTGCTGGAACTGTCCGAGACCCGCCGCGAACTCGACCGCCGCCGCGACCGCGAACAGCGCGATCGCTCGGCGCTGGAGGCCCGGTACGATCTGCGCGGTGCGGTGGTGGCCGACCCGGCCAGCGAGCGCGTGGTCAGCCTGGCCTGCCAGGTGGCGCGCTCGGCACTGCCGGTGCTGATCACCGGTCCCAACGGCGCGGGCAAGGAGAAGATCGCCGAGATCATCCAGGCCAATTCGCTGGTCGCCAAGGGCCCGTTCGTCGCGCTCAACTGCGGCGCGATTCCGGCCGAGCTGATCGAGGCCGAGCTGTTCGGTGCCGAGGCCGGCGCCTACACCGGCGCCAACAAGGCACGCGAAGGCAAATTTGAAGCCGCCGACGGCGGCACCCTGTTCCTCGACGAGATCGGCAACCTTTCCTCCAGCGGGCAGATGAAACTGCTGCGCGTGCTCGAGACCGGGCGATTCGAGCGGCTGGGCTCCAACCGCGAGCGCCAGGTCAAAGTCCGCGTGATCAGTGCGACCAATGCCGACCTGCCGGCCATGATCCGCGACGGCCAGTTCCGCGAAGATCTGTTCTACCGCCTCAATACCGTCGAGCTGGCCCTGCCGCCACTGGCCGAACGCCCCGGTGACATCCTGCCACTGGCCGAACGTTTCCTGGGCAGCGGCAAGCCGCTGTCCACCGCCGCCGCCACCGCCCTGCAGCGGCATCCCTGGCCGGGCAACGTGCGTGAACTGCGCAACGTGCTGCAGCGCGCCGAACTGCTGGCCAGCGGCCCCCGCATCGAGGCCGGTGACCTCAACCTGCCGCGTGCGGCCGCCCCGCGCGCGGCCAGCCCGACGGTGGACCCGGACCGCAGCCGGATCGAAACCGCGCAGGCCCACAACCACGGCATCATCGCCCAGACCGCTGCCGAACTCGGGCTCAGCCGCCAGGCGCTGTACCGGCGCATGGACCGCTACGGCATTCCACGCGAATGA
- a CDS encoding PDZ domain-containing protein encodes MTKTKTSITTLLLSLLLASAPALAATQTDTARLEWRDAGHHLVVDAQDGIVRVTTTEPSSYFGVRSGDRILRVDGQPVRRMADLTHALVGNKATRVPVTVLRKGNQVTVDVDTAAWSEVLAVPTPPIPQAPGTGG; translated from the coding sequence ATGACCAAGACCAAGACCAGCATCACGACCCTGTTGTTGTCCCTCCTGCTGGCCAGCGCACCTGCGCTGGCCGCCACCCAGACCGATACCGCACGCCTGGAGTGGCGTGACGCCGGCCACCATCTGGTGGTGGATGCCCAGGATGGCATCGTGCGCGTCACGACCACCGAGCCGAGCAGCTACTTCGGCGTGCGCAGCGGCGATCGGATCCTGCGCGTGGATGGCCAGCCCGTACGGCGCATGGCCGACCTCACCCATGCGCTGGTCGGCAACAAGGCCACCCGGGTTCCGGTCACCGTGCTGCGCAAGGGCAACCAGGTGACCGTCGATGTCGATACCGCCGCCTGGAGCGAGGTGCTGGCGGTACCGACCCCGCCGATTCCGCAGGCGCCCGGCACCGGCGGCTGA
- a CDS encoding FtsX-like permease family protein: protein MDIRPILSTLRRHKTAASLIVLEIALTCAIVCNALFLIGQRIEKINQPSGIAETELIEVRLGGIGPQVNAVARTREDLAALQALPGVKSAVTLNQIPFRNSSWNTSVGLVPDQERPTLSASQYFGREGALDTLGVELIAGRDFQPDEYRDLEVVKNDEAAADEGSAVIVTQAIADKMFPGGDALGKTIYSGSMPLRIIGIVKVLARPTAREGDSQFSMVLPLRTTYDEGFYLIRVTDPTRRDEVLKSAVAALERVDSSRLVHGKYTYEEQRRKYFANDRAMVGLLITVCVALLVVTALGIVGLASFWVQQRTKQIGIRRALGATRSQILRYFQTENFLLATVGIVLGMLMAYTINLWLMNNYELPRMPISYLPIGAVLLWLLGQIAVFGPARRAAAVPPAVATRSA, encoded by the coding sequence ATGGATATCCGTCCCATTCTCTCCACGCTCCGCCGGCATAAAACCGCCGCATCGCTGATCGTGCTCGAGATCGCCCTGACCTGCGCCATCGTCTGCAATGCGCTGTTCCTGATCGGGCAGCGCATCGAGAAGATCAACCAGCCCAGCGGCATCGCCGAGACCGAACTGATCGAAGTCCGCCTGGGCGGCATCGGCCCACAGGTCAACGCCGTGGCGCGCACCCGCGAGGATCTTGCCGCGCTGCAGGCGTTGCCGGGCGTCAAGAGTGCGGTCACCCTGAACCAGATCCCGTTCCGCAACAGTTCCTGGAATACGAGCGTGGGCCTGGTTCCCGACCAGGAGCGCCCGACGCTCAGCGCCTCGCAGTATTTCGGCCGCGAAGGCGCACTGGATACGTTGGGCGTGGAGCTGATCGCCGGTCGTGATTTCCAGCCCGATGAGTACCGGGACCTGGAAGTCGTCAAGAATGACGAAGCAGCCGCGGACGAAGGCTCGGCCGTCATCGTTACCCAGGCGATTGCGGACAAGATGTTCCCCGGCGGCGATGCACTGGGCAAGACGATCTATAGCGGCTCCATGCCGCTGCGCATCATCGGCATCGTCAAGGTACTCGCCCGCCCGACCGCTCGCGAAGGCGATTCACAGTTCTCGATGGTCCTGCCACTGCGCACTACCTATGACGAGGGCTTCTACCTGATCCGGGTCACCGATCCGACCCGGCGCGACGAAGTGCTCAAGTCCGCGGTGGCGGCATTGGAGCGGGTGGATTCAAGCCGCTTGGTGCACGGCAAGTACACCTACGAGGAGCAGCGCAGGAAGTACTTCGCCAATGACCGCGCCATGGTCGGCCTGCTGATCACCGTGTGCGTGGCCCTGCTGGTGGTGACCGCACTGGGCATCGTCGGCCTGGCCAGCTTCTGGGTGCAGCAGCGCACCAAGCAGATCGGCATCCGCCGTGCGCTGGGCGCGACCCGCAGCCAGATCCTGCGGTACTTCCAGACCGAGAACTTCCTGCTGGCCACGGTCGGCATCGTGCTGGGCATGTTAATGGCCTACACGATCAACCTGTGGCTGATGAACAACTACGAGCTGCCGCGCATGCCCATCAGTTACCTGCCGATCGGTGCGGTGCTGCTGTGGCTGCTCGGCCAGATCGCTGTCTTCGGCCCGGCCCGTCGCGCCGCGGCCGTTCCCCCTGCCGTTGCCACCCGGAGTGCCTGA